Within Actinomycetes bacterium, the genomic segment TCCTGCATGGCCTCGTCCACGTCGACGATGCCGGGACCGGTGTCGCGCGCGGTCGCCCGCACACCCGGCCGGTCCTCCTCGACGAGCTCGAGGCAGATCTCTCCGCTGCCGGCGAAGCGGACGATGTTGCGGGCGACCTCCGAGACGGCCGTCGCGATCAGCGTGAGCTCCGTACCCGTGAAGCCGCCCTTGGCCGCCAGCTCGCGGACCTGCTGCCGCGCCGTGACGATGTCGGCGTCGGTCCGGATGGCGACGCGGACCTCGGTGTCCCTCTGCTGCGCCCGCTCCATCAGCGGCTGGCTCAGGTCTGCGCACACCTGGCACTCCAGCAGGTGGCGTGCTGCCCCGACCTCGCGCTGCCGGCGCCGGTCACCACCGGAGATGGCCAGCAGTACGGGGCGGCAGCGATCGGTCGGTGGCTCCCTCTGCTCCAGAGCCAGCAGGTACTCCACCCGTAGCCGAGCCCGGGTGCGGTGCAGCTGGGCGGCCACCGCGCCGGGCGAGGAGCCGAGCTCACTTGCGAGCGAGCGGGTGTCCCTGCCGCCCACCTCGTGGGCGACCAGCGTGGCCCGCTCGTCCTCGGGCAGGCGGGACAGCGCCGCGCTGACGGCGGCCCGCTCCTCGCGGGCCAACAACTCCTCGTCCGGCGCCGCCGGGGGCCGCAGGTCCACCACCCGGTGCTGGTTGCGCTGGTGACGGTCCTTGTCCTTCCACAGCGTGGCGACGACGTTGCGGGCCGTGACGATGGCGTAGGGCTCCAGCATGCCCGGCTCGACCCGCTCGACCGCCCCGAGGACGCGCGTGAGGGTTTCCTGGACGAGATCCTCCGCCGCGGTCGGGTCCGACACGCGGGCACCGATGATCCGCCTCACCATCGGGATCAGCGCGGCGACGTCGAGGTTAGCCGGGTGCCCCGTCCCCGGGTCCGACGGCGCGGCGCTCACGGCGCGAACAGTACGCCCCGCGGCACGTCATCCGAGCCGGCCGAAGGCGTCCTCATAGGTGACACGGTCCAGCCATACCCCCGAAGGAGCAGACCCATGACCGTTCTGCCGTTCCGAAGTCCGTCGAGCTCACCCGCGCCAGGCACCGGCCCGCCCGGCACGAACGCCGAGCTGGTCGGGACGTTCCCCGCCCCGTCCGGCGGCCGCGGCACGTTCACCGGGTCGTACCGGCTGGAGCGGCTGGTCAACCAGTTCGGTCAGCTGGCTGCCGCCGGCATCTTCACCGGTGAGCTGCGCGACGCGGACGGGACACACGTCGGTATGTGCAGCCGACGGCTCACCTGCGCAGCCCTCGTCGAGACCGACGCCGAGACCCACCTCGTGCACATCGGACCCGTCGACGTGAACCTGCTCGGCCTGATGGTCACCGTGCAGGAGTTCAACGTGGGCCTGCGCCGAGACCTGCCCAAGCGCCCGACCGACCTGGGGTCGGCCCTCCGACGGACGGCCGATCCCGGCACCGAGTCGTGATCTACCTCGCCCTGGCGGGTCCGTGGCTCGCCCTCGGCTTCCTGCTCGTCATGCAGCAGCTGGAGCGCTGGCTGGACGACTCGCCTTGGGAAGACCTCCCGGCGACCCCGCGGAACGAGCTGCCGCGGGCGCGAGAGATGCACGCGCGGCTCTGGTCCTCGAGGCCTGACGCCCGCTCCGTCAGCCGGTCACCGTGAGGACCTCCGCGCCGCCGTCGGTCACCAGGATGGTGTGCTCGAACTGGGCGGAGCGCCTACCGTCGGCGGTCACCACGGTCCAGCCGTCGTCCCACATCTCCCACTCGTGGGTGCCCAGGTTCAGCATGGGCTCGATGGTGAACGTCATGCCAGGCTCCATCAGCGTGGAGTAGCGCGGGTCGTCGTAGTGGGGGACCACCAGCCCCGAGTGGAAGGCCGTCCCGATGCCGTGCCCGGTGAAGTCGCGCACGACGCCGTAGCCGAACCGGCGTGCGTACGACTCGATGACCCGGCCGACCACGCTGAGCGGACGCCCCGGGCGCACGGCGTTGATCGCCCGTCGCAGCGCCTCGCGGGTCCGCTCGACGAGCAGCCGGTCCTCCTCGGCGACGTCACCCACCAGGTAGGTCGCGTCCGTGTCGCCGTGGACGCCGCCGACGAAGGCCGTGATGTCGATGTTGACGATGTCGCCGTCGCGCAGCTCGGTGCTGTCGGGGATCCCGTGGCAGATCACCTCGTTGACCGAGGTGCAGAGCGACTTCGGGAAGCCCTTGTAGCCGAGCGTGGAGGGATAGGCGCCCCGCTGGACGAGGAAGTCGTGGCCGACCCGGTCGAGCTCGTCGGTCGTGACTCCGGGCGCGATGTGCCGCGCGACCTCGGCCATCGCCTCGGCCGCGAGCCGGCCGGCGACCCGCATGCGGGCCACGGTGTCGGAGTCCTTGACCTCCGATCCGGTGAACCGCGCCGGCGCCGGCTTGTCGACGTACTCGGGGCACGGGATCGAGTCGGGGACCGGGCGCCGGGGCGAGATGCGGCCCGGAGTGAGCAGAGGCATGGTGCTGGAGTCTAGTTGCGGGGAAGGATGCCGCCATGAGCGATGACGACGACCAGTGGTGGTTCTGCCTCAAGCACAACGAGGTCGAGCAGGGGACCGGCTGCGCCAACTCGGAGCGGATGGGGCCTTACGCGACCCGCGAGGAGGCCACGGCGGCGATCAGCCACGCCGCGGAGCGCACCGAGCAGTGGGACAAGGACCCCCGCTGGAACGACGAGTGACCGGAGCGCCGTACCGGCGACAATAAGCGCTGACCACAGCACTGACGACGGAGGGGCCGCACCCCTCGGGTGCGGCCCCTCCATTCGTCAGGTGCTGGTCAACTCTTCTTGGCCGCCCTGCGGGCGCGCGTCGCGGCGCCCTTCTTGGCGGCGGTCTTGCGCGCTGAGGTCTTCCTCGCGCGGGTGGCAGCGCCCTTCTTGGCCGCGGCCTTGCGGGTCGTGGCCTTCTTGGTGGTGCGCTTGGCTGCGGTCTTCTTGGCGGTGCTCTTGCGCGCCGTCTTCTTCGCGGTCGACTTCCTGGTCGCCTTCTTGGCGGTCTTGCGTGCCGCGGACTTGCGCGCGGTGGTCTTCTTGGCGGTGCTCTTGCGCGCCGTCGACCTCTTCGCTGCGGTCTTCTTGGCAGTCGACTTCTTGGTGGTGCGCTTGGCTGCGGACTTCTTCGCGGCCTTCTTGGCCGTCTTCCTCGCGGTGGTCTTCTTGGCGGTCGACTTCTTCGCGGCCTTCTTGGCCGGCGACTTCTTCGCCGCCTTCTTCGTCGTGCGAGCACTTGTCGTCTTGCGTGACGAGCTGCTTGCGGCGGAAGTCACCTTCGCCGTGGCGTCTTCTTCTGTTGCCGGCACACGCGCCTCCTGCATCTGTCGCCGAACCCGTTGGTCGACGTCTCATGAAAAGGTTGCACGACCAGGCGACGGTTACCAGCATTTCGCACAAGCAGTTTTTCGCGCACCACGTCGCACGACCTGCGTCGATGTGTGCACGGACGTCGCGCGGACCGCGCAGCCGCCGTCGACTTCGCCTTCTAGTAGTGCGTACGTCGCGTGACACAGGGATCGAAACTCGTTGCTGTGCAACGCTTTCTCGATCGCGCCGACATCGCATCGTGCGACGGCGCGTCAGGTGCTTGGTGGCGGACCACTCACGCGATCGAGCATGCGCGCGATGCGATCGCGCATCGACGGACGCGACACGTTTTCTCCGGCCGCGACACTCACGAGGTGCGACACGGTGTCGATGTCGACGTCACCGACGCCGACGCCGGCGATGTCGTCGGGCAGCTCGGTCGCGACGACGACACGTTGCGTGGAAGCCGACGGCACGACGAGACGGTCGTGCGCGAGCCCGGCGAGGTCGTCGTCTCCGTCGTCGATCGACAGCACGGTCGCCCCGATGCGTCGTGCGTCGGAGACGCGCTCGAGCAGTGACTCCGGTGGTGCGTCCGGTGCGACGACGAAAACCGTCTCGCCGCGTCGTGCCGCCTCGAGGCGGGCCATCGTGACGGCCAGGTGAGCCGGTGCGTCCGGTGGCGGGGACCAGCGGACGAGCGTGGGCTGCAGCTGCGCGATGCCCGAGATGCGCGACTCGTCGTCGAGGTGCGCGGCGAGGTGCCACGGCTCCTCGTCGGGGGTGCCGACGAGGAGAAGCCCTCCGGGGTCGCGGATCCGGCGCAGCGACGACGCGAACGACACGGTGCGCTCGACCCATCCCGATCCGGCGAGCGCCTCCCTCAGCAGGAGGACGCGGGCACTGTCCACCCCGCCATGCTGCCCTGCGCGGCCCGCCCGCGGGCCGACCGCCGCGCCCTCAGTGGAAGGTGTGCTCCTCGCCCGGGAACTCGCGGTCCCGCACGTCGGCCGCGAACGCCTGGGCGGCGTCGCCCAGCGCGCCTCTGAGGTCGGCGTAGTGCTTGACGAAGCGGGGGAAGGGTCCACGGCGAAGTCCGACCATGTCCTGCCAGACCAGCACCTGCCCGTCGCAGTCGACGCCCGCGCCGATGCCGATGGTGGGGATCACCAGCTCGGCCGTCACCCGCTTGGCGACGTCGGCCGGCACCATCTCCAGGACGATCGCGAAGGCACCCGCGTCCTGCAGGGCCAGGGCGGCGCGCACCAGCTCGTCACCGGTGTCACCGCGGCCCTGGACCCGGTAACCCCCCAGCTGGTGCTCGCTCTGCGGCGTGAAGCCGATGTGCGCCATGACCGGAACGCCGGCGTCGACCAGCGCCCGCACCTGCGGCGCCACCTGCGCGCCACCCTCCAGCTTCACCGCGTGGGCCGAGCCCTCCTTCATGAACCGCACGGCCGTCTCGAGCGCCTGCGCCGGCGACACCTGGTAGGAGCCGAAGGGCAGGTCGGCCACGACCATCGACCGGTGCGCGCCCCGTGCGACGGCGCGGACCAGCGGGAGCAGCTCGTCGACCGTCACCGGCAGCGTCGTCTCGTAGCCGAGCACGTTGTTGGCCGCCGAGTCGCCGACCAGGAGCAGCGGGATGCCCGCCTCGTCGAAGATCTCGGCCGTGAGCTGGTCGTAGGACGTCAGCATCGCGAAGCGCTCGCCGCGCTCCTTCATCGCCTTCAGGTGGTGGAGCCGGACCCGCTTCGCTGGCGGCGGTGCGTCGGCGGCCGACGGGCCGGAGCCGTAGGGGGAAGTCGTCTCGGACATGCGTCCTCCTGGTCGCCTCGAGGCTCCCTGGTGAAGTCCCCGGACACCTTCATGGTGCCACGCGTCAGTCGCTGGAGGGCACCGGCGGCGTGGCGTGCTCGCGCCAGCGGTTGGTGATGGGCAGCCTGCGGTCGCGGCCGAACGCCTTGTAGGAGATCTTCGGACCGGGGGGGTACTGCCGGCGCTTGTACTCGGCGACGTCGGTGAGCCGGAGCACCTGCTCGACCAGCTCACGGGCGAAGCCTGCGGCCAGCAGCTCCGACGACCCGCGGTCCTGCTCCACGTAGTCGTCCAGCACGTCGTCGAGCAGGCCGTAATCCGGCAGCGAGTCGGTGTCGAGCTGGCCGGGACGCAGCTCGGCGGAAGGCGGCTTGGTGATGGAGGACTCCGGGATCGGCGGTGTCTCGCCGCGCGCCTCGGCGTCGGCGTTGCGCCACCTCGACAGCTCCCACACCGACGTCTTGGGCACGTCCTTGAGGGGCGCGTAGCCGCCGACCGAGTCGCCGTAGAGCGTCGAGTAGCCGACCGAGAGCTCGCTCTTGTTGCCGGTGGCGAGCACCAGGTGGCCGTGCTGGTTGGACAGGGCCATCAGCGTCGTGCCGCGCACCCGGGCCTGCAGGTTCTCCTCCGCCAGCCCGGTCAGCTCGAGCGACGAGAGGAAGGCGTCGACCATCGGGGCGATCGGCACCGTCGAGTAGACGAGCCCGGTGCGGCGCGCCAGGTCGTCGGCGTCGGAGCGCGAGTGGTCGCTCGAGTAGCTGCTCGGCATCGAGATGCCATACACGTTCCCGGCGCCGAGCGCGTCGCACGCGATGACGGCGGTGAGCGCCGAGTCGATGCCGCCGGACAGTCCGAGCACCACGCTGCGGAAGCCGTTCTTGGCCACGTAGTCGCGCAGACCGGTCACCAGCGCGCCGTACACCTCCGCCTCGTCGACCAGACGCGGGGCGACACGTGCGGTCACCGCGTCGTACGGCGCCAGGGGCTCGCTCGACAGCGTCACGCGTCGCACCGGCTCAGCGGCCGTGACCGGGCTTCCGCCACCAGTGGCCGCCGGCAGGTCGAGGTCGACCACGAGGAGCACCTCCTCGAACTGCGGTGCCCGGGCGAGGACCTCGCCCTCCGCGGACACAACGATCGAGTCGCCGTCGAAGACCAGCTCGTCCTGCCCGCCGACCATGTTGACGTAGGCGAGCGTGCAGCCGGCCGTCGCGGCCCGGCGCCGGACCAGGTCGAGCCGGGCGTCGTCCTTGTCCCGCTCGTACGGCGACCCGTTGATGACGACGAGCAGCCCCGCGCCGGCCTCGCGGGTGCGGGCGACCGGGCCGCCCTCCTGCCAGATGTCCTCGCAGATGACGACGGCGACGTCGATGCCGTGCGCCCGGGCGACGGTCAGCGACGACCCGGGGACGAAGTAGCGGTACTCGTCGAAGACCCCGTAGTTGGGCAGGTGGTGCTTCGCGTAGCACCCGACGACCTCACCGCGGTGCACGAAGGCGGCGGCGTTCTGCGGGGCGCCCTTCGGGGTGCCGAGGACGTGCGGCGCGTCCGGCATGCCGTTCAGGAAGCCGACGACGACGAGCAGGTCCGCGGCCGCCGAGCCGCCGAGCGTCCGCGCCAGGTCGGCCATCGCCCGGCGGGACGCGTCGACAAACGAGCGCCGGAACACGAGGTCCTCGACCGGGTAGCCGGTCAGTGCCATCTCGGGGAAGGCGACGACGTGCGCCCCGGACCGTGCAGCCTCTTCGGCGAGGTCGGCGATGCGCTGCGCGTTGCCCTCCAGGTCGCCGACGACGGGGTCGAACTGGGCGAGAGCGAGGCGCAGCTGCGGCACAGCACGAGCCTAGTGAGCGGGTCAGCGACGCGTCGGGCCAGCCTGGCGCCGGGGCGCGCCGCCGCCGAGGGGGCGGGGCGCCGGCTGGTCGTCGCCCTCCTGCTCGGTGCGCAGCCGGGTCGCGAAGCCCGACATCCGGTCGCCGAGCCAGATCGTCATCGCGGCCGCGGGCATCGGTCTGGCGAGGAAGAAGCCCTGCACGAGGTCGCAGCCGAGCTCCTCGAGAACCCGCCAGCTGCGCTCGTCCTCCACGCCCTCGGCTAGCACGCGCAGGCCGAGGTCGTGGCCGAGGCCGATGACCGCGCGGACGATGGCCAGGTCGTCCTGCCGCTCGGCGAGGTGCCGAACGAAGCTCTTGTCGATCTTGACCTCCTGCACCGGCAGGCTGCGCAGCCGGGTCAGCGAGGAGTAGCCGGTGCCGAAGTCGTCGACCGAGACCGACAGCCCGAGCTGCACCAGCCGCTCCAGCGCCTGCACCGCGCGCTCCGGCTCGGCGACGATTGCGCTCTCGGTCACCTCGAGCTTGAGCAGCGCCGCCGGTAGGCCGGCCTGCACGAGCAGTCGGGCCACCGTGTCGGCCAGCTCCGGCTCGAGCAGGTTGCGCATCGACACGTTGACCGCCATCAGCACCGGAGTCCCGGCCTCCTGCCAGGCCACGCACTGCCGCACGGCGGTCTCGATGACGAAGCGGGTGAGCGGTCGGATCAACCCGGTGTGCTCGGCGAGCGGGATGAACTCGTCCGGCGGCACCTGCCCCCACAGCGGATGGGTCCAGCGGATCAGCGCCTCGACGCCGGTGATCTGGCCGGAGGACGGGTCGGCCTGCGGCTGGTAGTGCAGCTCGAGGGTGCCGTCGTCCAGGGCCCGAGCGAGGTCGCCGATCAGCGACAGGCGGCGGGAGCTGTAGGGGTCACGGTCGGGGGAGTAGCGGGCGACTCCGCTCAGGCCGTCCTTGGCGTCGTACATCGCGACCTCCGACCGGCGGAGGAGCAGTGCGGCGGAGGAGCCGTCGCGAGGGGTCGCGGAGATCCCGACGCTCACCGACACGTCGATCGTGACGTCGCCGAGCTGGATCGGCCGGGCCACGTCGCGGAAGATGCGGGCCACCATGCCCTCGACGTGGACGTCGTCGCCGCCGAGCAGCACCGCGAACTCGTCGCCGCCGAGCCGGGCGACGACGGTCTCGTCCGAGCCGAGGGCACGAAGCCGGTTGGCGACCTCGGCGAGCAGCTGGTCGCCGACGTCGTGGCCGAGGGTGTCGTTGACCTCCTTGAAGCGGTCGATGTCCATGAGCAGGACCGCGGCCGAGCCGGTGGTGGCGAGCCGCCGCTCGAGCCGCTGCTGGAAGTGCAGCCGGTTGGGCAGGCCGGTGAGCGGGTCGTGCAGCGCGAGGTGCTCGGTCTCCTCCGCTGCTGCGCGGACCCGCTCGACCAGGCCGGAGTTGGCCAGGGCGACCCCGGCGTGGCTGGCCAGCGCCTCGAAGAGCAGCTCGTCCTCGTGGTCGAACGTGCTGACGTCGTCGAGCCGGTCGGCGACGACCAGGACGCCGATGATCTCGCCCCCGTCGCGCAGCGGAGCTGCCATGCCGTCGAGGTGACCGGCGGCCCGCAGCTCGTGGTGGGCCTTGGTGCTCCCGCCGCGGACCAGCCGCAGGGGAGTGCCGTCGCAGGCCGCGGCGTACCAGGTGCCCTGGCAGTCCGGCGAGCACGCGAGGACGGCGGCGTGCCCGGCCCGCAGCAGCGTCCGCGCCTCCGAGGTGACCGTCTCGCCGACCGTGCCGGCCTGCAGCGCCTGGTCGACCGAGCGCGTGAACGAGTAGAGCAGCTGCAGCCGCCCGTAGCGCAGCCGCTGCACGTGGTAGCCGCGGTAGAGCAGGAAGGAGAGCACCGCCACGACGCCGAGCAGAACCAGCCCCTGGGACTCCCGGACCATGACCAGGGCGGTCAGCAGGGCGAGGTCGGTGACGACGACGGTGCCGACGGCAGCGATGGCGAGGGTTCGTCCGAGCTCGGCGAGGTCCCACTGGCCCTGGCGGATCGCGATGATCGCGAACAGCGCGAGGTTGCCGAGCAGGTCGGCGGCCACGGTCGCCGCGAGCGCGGCCAGCCAGGTGACGGGGTCCAGCTCGCTCGCGGTGACACCGGTCGCCTCGACCACGGCGGAGAAGACCGCCACCGCGACCGAGGCCTGCAGGAAGATCGAGGCCGTGTTGAACGCCAGCTTGATCGGCGGGTTGCGGTAGATGACCGCCTGGGTCAGCAGCATCCCGAGGACGGCCGCCAGGACCAGCTCTCCGGCGTCGAGGAAGAACAGCCCGAGCACCATGGGCGCCATGCTGAAGGTGAGGCTGTGGAGGTCACGGCCGAAGGGCAGGTGGACCGCGAAGCGCTCGCTGAGGGCGAAGACCAGTGCCACGGCCGGCCACCACAGGTGCGGGTCGTTCTCGGGCAGGGCGAGGCCTCGCCACCACAGGAGCGCTCCTGCGGTCGCGAGCCCGGCGCTCACGAGCCAGATCAGCCGGTCGCCCGGCGGACGTTCCGCCACGTCAGCAGTCTGCGCCATGCTCGACGGTCACGCTGCGGGTTTGCGAGGTTGCCCTGGGTAAAACCTTCGGAGATCCTCCGCGAGGGCCGGTGGGCGCTCCGGTCAGTTCCAGGTCGCGCCCTTGCCGGGGCCGCGGTTCCACGTCGCGGCCTCGACCGAGTTCCACGTCGCGCCCTTGCCCGGGCCGCGGTTCCAGGTCGCTCCGGCGTCGTCCGAGCCGGCCAGGCCGGTGCCGGCGACCAGCACGGCAGCGACGGCGAGGGCCAGCGCGAGGAGGAACGCGACGGCGGTGGAGGGAAGGGCGCGAGCGGCGGTGCGGGTCATGTCTTCTCCAGGGGAGTGGGGGGAGGTTCCACGTTCCTGTCATTGATCGTCGCCACTGATTGTGTGACTGACCATGACCCGGCGTGGTGTTGGCAAAGGATGTCGAACCGAACAGTTGGCGACCGGGGGGCCGTTCAGCCGATCTTGACGTGCGACGAGGGACCGTCCGCGAGGACGACGTCAGGCGCAACCCTGTAACACCGCGGAAACACCCGCGCGACACCATGCGCGTCATGGACAAGCAGCAAGAGTTCGTCCTCCGGACCCTGGAGGAGCGCGACATCCGCTTCGTCCGGCTGTGGTTCACCGACGTCCTCGGTTTCCTCAAGTCGGTGGCCGTCGCACCGGCCGAGCTCGAAGGGGCCTTCGACGAGGGCATCGGCTTCGACGGCTCGGCGATCGAGGGCTTCGCGCGGGTCGCCGAGTCCGACATGCTCGCCCGGCCGGACCCCGGCACCTTCCAGATCCTGCCCTGGCGCTCCGAGTCGCCCGGCACGGCGAGGATGTTCTGCGACATCGTCATGCCGGACGGGGCGCCGTCCTACGCCGACCCGCGCCAGGTGCTCAAGCGCACGCTGTCCAAGGCCGCGGACATGGGCTTCGCGTTCTACACCCACCCCGAGATCGAGTTCTTCCTCTTCAAGGACGGCTCGGCCACGACCAGCGAGCGGCGAGGGCTGCCTCCGACGCCGGTGGACCAGGGCGGGTACTTCGACCACATCGCCCACGGCATCGGGCACGACTTCCGCCGCGACGCCATCACCATGCTCGAGAACATGGGCATCTCGGTGGAGTTCAGCCACCACGAGGGCGCTCCTGGCCAGCAGGAGATCGACCTGCGCTACGCCGACGCGCTGTCCACGGCCGACAACATCATGACCTTCCGGCACGTGATGAAGCAGGTGGCGCTCAGCCAGGGCGTGCAGGCGTCGTTCATGCCGAAGCCCTACACCGACCACCCCGGCTCGGGCATGCACACCCACCTGAGCCTCTTCGAGGGCGAGCGCAACGCGTTCTTCGAGGCGGGGGCGCCCTACCAGCTGTCGAAGGCTGCCCGGTCGTTCATCGCCGGCCTGCTCCGCCATGCCGGCGAGATCACCGCCGTCACCAACCAGTGGGTCAACAGCTACAAGCGGCTGCTCGGCGGCGGCGAGGCACCGGCCTACGTGTGCTGGGGCCACAACAACCGGTCGGCCATGGTGCGGGTGCCCATGTACAAGCCGTCCAAGGGCCAGTCCACCCGGGTCGAGATCCGGTCGCCGGACTCGGCCTGCAACCCCTACCTCGCCTTCGCGGTGGTGCTCGGCGCCGGCCTCAAGGGCATCGAGGAGGGCTACGACCTGCCCGACGGCGCCGAGGACGACGTCTGGGCACTCACCGACGCCGAGCGGCAGGCCCTCGGCATCGAGCCGCTCCCGACCAACCTGTCGGAGGCCATCCGCCGGATGGAGGGCAGCGAGCTGGTCGCCGAGACGCTCGGCGAGCACGTCTTCGACTTCTTCCTGCGCAACAAGCGCGCGGAGTGGCTGGACTACCGCCGTGAGGTGACCACCTTCGAGCTGGACCGCTACCTTCCCGCACTGTGAGCCGCCTGCTCGTCGTCCAGCACGAGGGAAGCACCGGCCCCGGGTGGTGGGGGGAGTGGCTCGCCGCCGAGGGGGTCGTGCTCGAGGTCGTGCACCCGTACGCCGCGCAGGAGCTCCCCACGACCCAGGCCCTGCGGACCTATGACGGGCTGCTGGTGCTCGGCGGCGCCATGGGGCCGCTCGACGACGCGGACTGCCCCTGGCTGCCGCCCACCCGTGACCTGCTGGCGGCAGCGGTGGCCGACGGCCTGCCGACCTTCGGCATCTGCCTGGGCGCCGAGCTGCTCGTCGTCGCCTGCGGCGGCAGCGTCCGGCGCGGACCTGCCGGGCCCGAGCTGGGGGTGCTCACCAACGACCCGACGCCGGCGGCTGCCGACGACCCGGTCCTGTCGTCGGTGTCGCCCGGCACGCCCGTCCTGCAGTGGCACTGGGAGGAGATGGACGCGCTGCCGCCCGGCGCCGTGCTCCTCGCCACCTCACCGGCCTACCCGCACCAGGCCTTCCGGCTCGGCCCGGCGGCCTGGGGGGTGCAGGGGCACCCCGAGGTGACGCCGGCCATCGCCGCGGACTGGGCCCGCGAGGACAGCCCGCTGCTGCTCGCCGCCGGCCGGGAGCCGGCCGACCTGGTCGCCGAGGTGGAGCGAGAGACCCCGCGGCTGGTGCAGAGCTGGCAGCCGGTCGCCCGCGCATTCGGGGAGGTGGTCGCCGCCCGGGCGGCCGGTGCCGGTGCGGACGGCGGCGCCGGTGCGGCCGGGGCCTTGCCGTTGCTTGACGACGTCTTGGGCCGGCGTGGTGCGCCACCCGGCGGGGCGACGGGTTAGCGTCGGGCACCGTGGCAGCCGGACGCGGCACCAGCGCCGGAGCACGGCTGGCCAGGGTGGGCTTCACCGAGCCGACGCGCGCTGCGGCGACGGTCGACGCGTCGCATGAGCTCAGCGACCTGGTCGGCGACGAGCGCGTCCTGGCGACCCTCGGCACGGTCGGCGACCCCGACGCCGCCCTGAGCGCCCTGGGCCGGCTGCTCGACGCGGCCGCCGATCCCCGGGAGCTCACCACCGCCCTCTGCGAGGACGAGCGGCTGCGTGGCGGGCTGCTGGCGGTGCTCGGCTCGAGCGTGGCGCTGGGGGAGCACCTGGCGCGGCACCCGGACCACTGGCGGCTGCTGCAGGACGAGCCGGACACCCGCCCGACGGCCGACGGGTTGCGCGCGAGGCTGCTGCGCGCCGTCGGCGCCGACCCCGGCGGCCCGGCGCCGGTCGCCAGCAACCGGCTCCCCGACGTCCTCGACGCGCTTCGGGTCGCCTACCACGGCGCCCTGCTGGGGCTGGCCGCCCGTGACGTCGGCGGCGGGCTCGAGGTGGCGGACGTCGCCGCCGAGCTGGCCGACCTGGCCGGCGCCACCCTGGAGGCGGCGCTGGCGATCGCGCGTGCCCAGGTCGGGCCGGCCGACGCCGGGCACTGCCGGCTGGCGGTCGTGGCCATGGGCAAGTGCGGAGGCCGCGAGCTCAACTACGTGAGCGACGTCGACGTGGTGTTCGTCGCCGAGCCGGCCCACGACCTGCCCGAGGGCGTCGACGAGCAGGCCGCGCTGCGCACCGCCACCGCGCTCGCGGTCTCCCTCATGCGGGCCTGCTCCGCAACGACCGCCGAGGGCACCATCTGGCCGGTCGACGCCGCGCTGCGTCCTGAGGGCAAGGCCGGCCCGCTGGTGCGCAGCCTGGCCAGCCACGTCGCCTACTACGAGCGGTGGGCCAAGACCTGGGAGTTCCAGGCGCTGCTCAAGGCACGACCTGTGGCGGGCGACCTGGCACTGGGGCAGGCCTACGTCGACGCCGTCGGCCCGATGGTGTGGCAGGCGGCCGACCGGCCCGACTTCGTGTCCGACGTCCAGCAGATGCGTCGCCGGGTCGAAGGCACCCTGGCCACCACGAGCAGCCACCGCGAGCTCAAGCTCGGGCCGGGTGGGCTGCGCGACGTCGAGTTCGCCGTCCAGCTGCTGCAGCTGGTGCACGGCCGCAGCGACGAGACCCTGCGCAGCACCAACACGCTGGAGGCGCTCGAGTCGCTGTCGACGTACGGCTATGTCGGCCGCGCCGACGCCGCCTCGCTGGACAAGGCCTACCGATTCCTGCGCTCCGTCGAGCACCGGCTGCAGGTGCACCGGCTGCGACGTACGCACGTCATGCCGGAGGCGGAGGTCGAGCTGCGGCGCATCGGCCGTTCGCTCGGGCTGCGCGCCGACCCGGTCGGCGACCTCGACCGGGAGTGGCGCCGGCACGCCCGCGAGGTGCGCCGCCTGCACGAAAAGCTGTTCTACCGGCCGCTGCTGAGCTCGGTGGCCCGGCTGGCGTCCGGCG encodes:
- a CDS encoding EAL domain-containing protein, with translation MAERPPGDRLIWLVSAGLATAGALLWWRGLALPENDPHLWWPAVALVFALSERFAVHLPFGRDLHSLTFSMAPMVLGLFFLDAGELVLAAVLGMLLTQAVIYRNPPIKLAFNTASIFLQASVAVAVFSAVVEATGVTASELDPVTWLAALAATVAADLLGNLALFAIIAIRQGQWDLAELGRTLAIAAVGTVVVTDLALLTALVMVRESQGLVLLGVVAVLSFLLYRGYHVQRLRYGRLQLLYSFTRSVDQALQAGTVGETVTSEARTLLRAGHAAVLACSPDCQGTWYAAACDGTPLRLVRGGSTKAHHELRAAGHLDGMAAPLRDGGEIIGVLVVADRLDDVSTFDHEDELLFEALASHAGVALANSGLVERVRAAAEETEHLALHDPLTGLPNRLHFQQRLERRLATTGSAAVLLMDIDRFKEVNDTLGHDVGDQLLAEVANRLRALGSDETVVARLGGDEFAVLLGGDDVHVEGMVARIFRDVARPIQLGDVTIDVSVSVGISATPRDGSSAALLLRRSEVAMYDAKDGLSGVARYSPDRDPYSSRRLSLIGDLARALDDGTLELHYQPQADPSSGQITGVEALIRWTHPLWGQVPPDEFIPLAEHTGLIRPLTRFVIETAVRQCVAWQEAGTPVLMAVNVSMRNLLEPELADTVARLLVQAGLPAALLKLEVTESAIVAEPERAVQALERLVQLGLSVSVDDFGTGYSSLTRLRSLPVQEVKIDKSFVRHLAERQDDLAIVRAVIGLGHDLGLRVLAEGVEDERSWRVLEELGCDLVQGFFLARPMPAAAMTIWLGDRMSGFATRLRTEQEGDDQPAPRPLGGGAPRRQAGPTRR
- the glnA gene encoding type I glutamate--ammonia ligase; this encodes MDKQQEFVLRTLEERDIRFVRLWFTDVLGFLKSVAVAPAELEGAFDEGIGFDGSAIEGFARVAESDMLARPDPGTFQILPWRSESPGTARMFCDIVMPDGAPSYADPRQVLKRTLSKAADMGFAFYTHPEIEFFLFKDGSATTSERRGLPPTPVDQGGYFDHIAHGIGHDFRRDAITMLENMGISVEFSHHEGAPGQQEIDLRYADALSTADNIMTFRHVMKQVALSQGVQASFMPKPYTDHPGSGMHTHLSLFEGERNAFFEAGAPYQLSKAARSFIAGLLRHAGEITAVTNQWVNSYKRLLGGGEAPAYVCWGHNNRSAMVRVPMYKPSKGQSTRVEIRSPDSACNPYLAFAVVLGAGLKGIEEGYDLPDGAEDDVWALTDAERQALGIEPLPTNLSEAIRRMEGSELVAETLGEHVFDFFLRNKRAEWLDYRREVTTFELDRYLPAL
- a CDS encoding type 1 glutamine amidotransferase, with translation MSRLLVVQHEGSTGPGWWGEWLAAEGVVLEVVHPYAAQELPTTQALRTYDGLLVLGGAMGPLDDADCPWLPPTRDLLAAAVADGLPTFGICLGAELLVVACGGSVRRGPAGPELGVLTNDPTPAAADDPVLSSVSPGTPVLQWHWEEMDALPPGAVLLATSPAYPHQAFRLGPAAWGVQGHPEVTPAIAADWAREDSPLLLAAGREPADLVAEVERETPRLVQSWQPVARAFGEVVAARAAGAGADGGAGAAGALPLLDDVLGRRGAPPGGATG